One window of the Candidatus Binataceae bacterium genome contains the following:
- a CDS encoding epoxide hydrolase N-terminal domain-containing protein produces the protein MTQTSRSGEQAADKNAIRPFHVNIPEAELTELRRRINATKWPERETVTDASQGVQLATTQALW, from the coding sequence GTGACCCAAACCAGTCGAAGCGGGGAGCAAGCAGCTGACAAGAATGCGATTCGTCCGTTTCATGTGAATATTCCGGAAGCGGAACTCACCGAATTGCGCAGGCGCATCAACGCGACAAAGTGGCCTGAACGCGAAACGGTTACCGATGCATCACAGGGAGTTCAGCTCGCGACCACACAGGCGCTGTGGTGA